In Gimesia benthica, a single window of DNA contains:
- a CDS encoding MATE family efflux transporter, whose translation MEDSALNQHNSTVTPGSLRELTNVAVPLVLSCGSLSIMHVVDRIFLTWWSTDAVAAALPAGMIQWTIMSIAMGKAMYVNTFVAQYEGANQRQRVSESVWQGVYLALIWGGLLLLGVPFAGTFFHWIGHTPEVQALEAEYFSILCLGSGPALLSTVLSCFYTGRSQTMVVMWVNLVSVLVNMLLDYWLIFGVGPIPALGIRGAAIATVAANVVTLLLYLFIILAKHEARLYGLFNHWQFNRELFVRLIRYGFPNGLLYFIDIIGFTLFIVLVGRIGKIELAATTIAFNLNSLAFVPMMGVGTAVMTLVGKRIGEGRPQLAVRTTWKAFAASAAYMLLFAVIYIGFPDLLLRPYEPDVITEDFLKVKQATVILLRFAALFSFFDALVVVFGSAIRGAGDTRFCMFFSLLTGWAVMVIPTFLIWMYADADEKLFGSWVACTSYISIMGVGYLIRFQAGRWKEMRVIEDHFTEPSAEDSEQPMQGALT comes from the coding sequence ATGGAAGATTCTGCCCTCAACCAGCACAACTCCACTGTGACGCCGGGGAGCCTGCGCGAACTGACTAATGTGGCAGTGCCCCTGGTGCTGAGCTGCGGGTCGCTGTCGATCATGCATGTGGTGGACCGGATCTTTCTGACCTGGTGGTCGACGGATGCGGTAGCTGCGGCGTTGCCTGCGGGCATGATCCAATGGACGATCATGTCGATCGCGATGGGAAAAGCCATGTATGTGAATACATTCGTGGCACAGTACGAGGGAGCGAATCAGAGGCAGCGGGTTTCCGAATCGGTCTGGCAGGGCGTTTACCTGGCGCTGATTTGGGGCGGTCTGCTGCTGTTAGGCGTCCCTTTCGCGGGAACCTTCTTTCACTGGATCGGCCATACGCCCGAAGTCCAGGCGCTGGAAGCAGAGTACTTTTCGATTCTATGTCTGGGATCGGGGCCCGCGCTGTTGTCGACGGTGCTCTCCTGTTTTTATACGGGGCGCAGTCAGACCATGGTGGTGATGTGGGTTAACCTGGTGAGCGTGCTCGTGAATATGTTGCTGGATTACTGGCTGATTTTCGGAGTCGGACCGATACCGGCACTGGGAATCCGCGGCGCCGCGATTGCTACGGTAGCTGCGAATGTGGTGACACTGTTGCTGTATCTGTTTATCATTCTGGCCAAGCATGAGGCCCGTCTGTATGGACTGTTCAATCACTGGCAGTTTAATCGGGAACTGTTTGTGCGTCTGATCCGTTACGGATTTCCCAACGGGCTGCTGTATTTCATCGACATCATCGGCTTCACGCTGTTTATCGTACTGGTGGGCCGGATTGGTAAGATCGAGCTGGCAGCGACGACAATTGCCTTTAACCTGAACTCGCTGGCCTTCGTGCCTATGATGGGGGTCGGGACCGCGGTGATGACCCTGGTGGGCAAGCGGATTGGTGAAGGACGTCCGCAACTGGCGGTCAGAACCACCTGGAAAGCGTTTGCGGCCTCAGCGGCGTATATGCTGCTGTTTGCAGTGATATACATCGGCTTTCCCGATCTTTTACTGCGCCCCTACGAGCCGGATGTCATTACGGAAGACTTTCTGAAGGTCAAACAGGCGACGGTGATTTTACTGCGATTTGCGGCTCTGTTCTCATTCTTCGATGCCCTGGTGGTCGTCTTTGGGTCGGCCATCCGTGGTGCCGGCGATACGCGTTTCTGTATGTTCTTCTCGCTATTGACCGGCTGGGCGGTAATGGTAATTCCTACGTTCCTGATCTGGATGTATGCGGACGCCGACGAAAAGCTGTTTGGCAGCTGGGTGGCCTGTACTTCCTATATCTCGATCATGGGAGTCGGTTATCTGATTCGGTTCCAGGCGGGACGCTGGAAAGAGATGCGGGTGATCGAAGATCATTTTACGGAGCCGAGTGCGGAAGACAGCGAACAGCCCATGCAGGGCGCTTTGACTTAA
- a CDS encoding lipoate--protein ligase family protein, with translation MQPQACQLSETVFPTPEENLALEESLLYQINEQDSAGCLRLWEVDQYTVIMGSSNQTSCNVDLEACRRDQIPVLRRCTGGGTVLLGPGCFIFSLFLRISPDQHLAGIEATTRDILDRIRGTFNTRFPKHYIDLQGISDLTIEGHKFSGNSQRWLTRTLLHHGTILYDFDLDLIPRYLTSPEREPEYRSHRSHLEFVTNYPATAAELRQALIDTWQADQGEPALPAERVQQLVTEKYATEKWNLRR, from the coding sequence ATGCAACCGCAGGCCTGTCAGCTTTCAGAAACCGTTTTCCCCACGCCGGAAGAAAATCTGGCGCTGGAGGAAAGCCTGCTCTACCAGATCAACGAACAGGATTCCGCCGGCTGCCTGAGGCTCTGGGAAGTCGACCAGTACACGGTCATCATGGGCAGCTCGAATCAGACGTCTTGTAACGTGGATCTCGAAGCCTGCCGACGGGATCAGATTCCGGTCCTCCGTCGTTGTACCGGCGGGGGAACCGTGTTGCTCGGCCCCGGGTGTTTTATCTTCTCCCTGTTCCTGCGGATCTCCCCGGATCAGCATCTGGCAGGCATCGAAGCCACCACCCGTGACATCCTGGACCGCATCCGTGGTACCTTCAACACGCGTTTCCCGAAACATTACATCGACCTGCAGGGAATCAGCGACTTGACGATTGAGGGCCACAAATTCTCAGGCAATTCCCAAAGATGGCTGACGCGCACCCTGCTGCATCACGGCACGATTCTCTATGACTTCGATCTCGACCTGATTCCCCGCTACCTGACCAGCCCGGAGCGGGAACCTGAATACCGTTCGCACCGCAGTCACCTTGAGTTCGTCACCAACTACCCGGCAACAGCCGCTGAACTCAGGCAGGCATTGATCGACACCTGGCAGGCAGACCAGGGAGAACCCGCGCTGCCCGCCGAGCGCGTCCAGCAGCTGGTCACGGAAAAATACGCGACGGAGAAATGGAATCTCCGCCGCTGA